A window of Vigna unguiculata cultivar IT97K-499-35 chromosome 4, ASM411807v1, whole genome shotgun sequence contains these coding sequences:
- the LOC114181516 gene encoding probable ubiquitin conjugation factor E4: MAATKPQRTPQEVEDIIIRKIFLVSITEIEKTSATDSRIVYLELTAAEILSEGKELRLSRDSMERVLIDRLSGDFSSTTGEASETPFQYLIGCYHRAHEEGKKIANMKDKSLRSEMEAVVRQAKKLCVNYCRIHLANPELFPSRNSAGTDAKSPLLPLIFAEVGGGSVFGGGGGAKSPPGFLEELFRDPDFDSLDLILKGLYEELRGSVMNVSALGNFQDSLRALLYLVRFPFGAKSLVNHEWWIPKGVYVNGRAIEMTSILGPFFHISALPDQAFFKGQPDVGQQCFSDASTRRPADLLSSFSTIKTVMNNLYDGLAEVMLILLKSTDTRERVLEYLAEVININASRAHIQVDPITCASSGTFVNLSAVMLRLCEPFLDANLTKRDKIDAKYVHYSNRLKISGLTALHASSEEVAEWLNSKNPAKTGATNQYNDDQKRLQQSQEASSSGSNNAGELSNENSARAEKTKYSFICECFFMTARVLNLGLLKAFSDFKHLVQDISRCEDALSTLKAMQERAPTPQAELDINRLEKEMELYSQEKLCYEAQILRDNTLIQNALSFYRLMIVWLVGLVGGFKMPLPPTCPMEFATMPEHFVEDAMELLIFASRIPKALDGVVLDEFMNFIIMFMASPEFIKNPYLRAKMVEVLNCWMPRRSGSSATATLFEGHQLSLEYLVRNLLKLYVDIEFTGSHTQFYDKFNIRHNIAELLEYLWQVPSHRNAWRQIAKEEEKGVYLNFLNFLVNDSIYLLDESLKKILELKELEAEMSNTVEWEQRPVQERQERTRLFHSQENIIRIDMKLANEDVSMLAFTSEQITAPFLLPEMVERVASMLNYFLLQLVGPQRKSLSLKDPEKYEFRPKHLLKQIVHIYVHLARGDTNSIFPSVISRDGRSYNDQLFSAAADVLHRIGEDGRIIQEFIQLGAKAKVAASEAMDAEATLGEIPEEFLDPIQYTLMKDPVILPSSRTTVDRPVIQRHLLSDSTDPFNRSHLTADMLIPNVELKARIEEFVRSQEMKKHEGLSLQRNKDTIQTTNGEMLID; the protein is encoded by the exons ATGGCTGCGACAAAACCCCAACGCACTCCACAGGAAGTGGAGGACATTATCATCCGCAAAATCTTCCTCGTTTCCATAACCGAAATCGAGAAGACAAGCGCAACGGATTCAAGAATCGTGTATTTGGAACTAACAGCTGCGGAGATTCTCAGTGAAGGGAAGGAGCTTCGCCTCTCGCGGGATTCAATGGAGAGGGTTTTGATCGACCGTCTCTCCGGAGACTTTTCTTCCACCACCGGAGAAGCCAGTGAGACGCCGTTCCAGTACCTCATCGGATGCTACCACAGGGCGCATGAGGAGGGGAAGAAAATTGCGAACATGAAGGACAAGAGCTTGCGCTCGGAGATGGAGGCGGTGGTGAGGCAGGCTAAGAAGCTCTGTGTCAACTACTGCCGGATTCATTTAGCCAATCCCGAGCTCTTTCCGAGCCGGAACTCGGCTGGTACCGACGCCAAATCGCCGCTACTGCCGTTGATTTTTGCGGAGGTAGGTGGTGGAAGCGTGTTCGGGGGCGGTGGCGGGGCCAAGAGTCCGCCGGGGTTTCTGGAGGAGCTTTTCAGGGACCCGGACTTTGACAGCTTGGACCTGATTCTGAAGGGGTTATATGAGGAGTTGAGAGGGAGCGTGATGAATGTGTCTGCTCTGGGGAATTTTCAGGATTCTCTGAGGGCTTTGTTGTATTTGGTTAGGTTTCCCTTTGGTGCCAAGTCGCTTGTGAATCACGAGTGGTGGATTCCCAAAGGGGTTTATGTGAATGGCCGTGCTATTGAAATGACCAGCATTTTGGGTCCCTTTTTCCATATTAGTGCTCTTCCTGATCAGGCCTTTTTCAAGGGCCAGCCTGATGTTGG GCAGCAGTGTTTTTCTGATGCATCAACTAGGCGACCAGCTGATTTGTTATCTTCATTTTCCACTATCAAAACTGTCATGAACAACTTATATGATGGGCTAGCTGAAGTTATGCTCATCCTTCTTAAAAGTACAGATACTCGTGAAAGAGTACTTGAGTATCTTGCGGAGGTCATCAATATAAATGCATCCAGGGCTCATATACAG GTTGACCCTATTACTTGTGCAAGTTCAGGCACCTTTGTAAATCTCAGTGCTGTCATGCTTCGTCTATGTGAGCCATTTCTAGatgcaaatttaacaaaaagggATAAAATTGATGCAAAATATGTACATTACTCAAATCGCTTGAAGATAAG TGGGTTGACTGCTCTTCATGCATCATCAGAAGAAGTTGCTGAATGGCTTAATAGTAAAAACCCAGCTAAGACTGGGGCAACCAATCAATATAATGATGATCAGAAACGCTTACAACAATCCCAAGAGGCCAGTAGTTCTGGTAGTAATAATGCCGGTGAGCTCTCAAATGAAAATTCTGCACGAGCTGAAAAGAcgaaatattcatttatttgcGAATGCTTCTTTATGACCGCAAGAGTGCTCAACTTAGGCCTTTTAAAAGCATTTTCTGACTTCAAACATTTAGTTCAG GATATATCTAGGTGTGAAGATGCTCTATCCACACTTAAAGCAATGCAGGAGCGGGCACCTACTCCTCAGGCAGAATTGGATATAAATCGACTTGAGAAAGAAATGGAGTTGTATTCACAGGAAAAATTATGTTATGAAGCTCAGATTTTGAGG GATAACACACTTATTCAAAATGCACTGTCCTTCTACCGCTTGATGATTGTTTGGTTGGTTGGCTTGGTGGGTGGTTTCAAGATGCCTCTACCACCAACTTGCCCTATGGAATTTGCTACCATGCCTGAACATTTTGTGGAAGATGCCATGGAACTTCTAATATTTGCTTCCCGGATTCCAAAGGCCTTAGATGGAGTTGTGCTG GatgaatttatgaattttataattatgttcaTGGCCAGCCCtgaatttattaaaaacccTTACCTGAGAGCAAAGATGGTTGAAGTTCTGAACTGCTGGATGCCTCGTAGGAG TGGCTCATCTGCAACAGCCACTCTATTTGAAGGCCATCAACTCTCTCTTGAGTATCTTGTGAGGAATCTTCTTAAACTTTATGTTGACATTGAGTTCACTGGTTCTCACACACAG TTCTATGACAAGTTTAACATCCGCCACAATATTGCGGAACTCCTCGAATACCTGTGGCAAGTCCCTAGTCATCGAAATGCTTGGAGACAG ATTGCTAAGGAGGAGGAAAAGGGTGTCTATCTGAATTTCTTGAACTTTCTGGTCAATGATAGTATTTATCTTCTTGatgaaagtttgaaaaaaattctTGAGCTAAAAGAATTGGAGGCTGAGATGTCAAATACGGTTGAGTGGGAGCAAAGACCAGTTCAAGAGAGGCAGGAGAGGACCCGGTTATTCCATTCTCAAGAAAAT ATTATTCGAATAGATATGAAGTTGGCAAACGAAGATGTCAGCATGCTTGCATTTACTTCAGAACAGATTACTGCTCCGTTCCTACTTCCTGAGATg GTTGAAAGAGTAGCTAGCATGCTCAATTACTTCCTGCTGCAATTGGTTGGTCCGCAAAGAAAATCACTCAGTCTGAAGGATCCTGAGAAATATGAATTTCGTCCAAAGCATTTACTAAAACAG ATTGTGCACATATACGTTCATCTGGCTAGAGGCGACACGAATTCCATCTTCCCATCTGTCATCTCAAGGGATGGTCGATCATACAATGATCAG TTGTTTAGTGCTGCAGCCGATGTCCTGCACAGAATAGGTGAGGACGGAAGAATAATACAGGAATTTATTCAACTTGGTGCTAAAGCTAAAGTTGCTGCTTCGGAGGCCATGGATGCTGAAGCTACTCTAGGAGAAATACCGGAGGAATTCCTTGATCCAATTCAA TACACTTTGATGAAGGATCCAGTAATTTTGCCTTCTTCAAGGACCACGGTTGATCGTCCTGTCATTCAGAGGCATCTTCTTAGTGACAGT ACTGACCCATTCAATCGATCTCATCTTACTGCGGATATGTTGATTCCCAATGTTGAGCTAAAAGCAAGAATTGAGGAGTTTGTGAGGTCTcaagaaatgaaaaaacatgAAGGGCTAAGCCTACAGCGTAACAAGGACACAATTCAGACTACAAATGGGGAAATGTTGATTGATTAG
- the LOC114182201 gene encoding uncharacterized protein LOC114182201 isoform X2, with protein MWSFASNCIAGTVGVKNDSSKPTHSTSECSDDETSIMGREEGLECPICWESFNIVENVPYVLWCGHTLCKNCILGLQWAVVKFPTLPVQLPLFISCPWCNLLSFRLVYRGNLKFPRKNYFLLWMVESMNGDRLKSHSPFCGDNQQLSMNMGSQVSHGNHRRGQVRHPEVSNYNQYHGNTGNLLNMERLYLYFRKSLLFFVQVTAKFPLVIIFLLIVLYAIPASAAILALEIIA; from the exons ATGTGGAGCTTTGCATCAAATTGCATTGCTGGAACTGTGGGAGTGAAAAATGATTCTTCAAAGCCTACTCATTCTACTTCAGAATGTTCTGACGACGAGACTTCTATTATGGGCAGAGAGGAAGGACTTGAATGCCCAATATGCTGGGAATCTTTCAATATTGTTGAAAACGTGCCCTATGTTTTATGGTGTGGCCATACTCTTTGTAAAAATTGTATCCTTGGATTGCAATGGGCTGTTGTGAAATTTCCAACGCTGCCTGTTCAACTTCCCCTTTTCATCTCCTGTCCATGGTGCAACCTTCTATCTTTCCGTTTAGTTTACCGTGGAAATCTTAAATTCCCTCGCAAAAACTACTTTCTTCTCTGGATGGTTGAGAGCATGAATGGTGATAGACTGAAATCACATTCACCTTTCTGTGGTGATAACCAACAACTCTCAATGAATATGGGAAGCCAGGTAAGCCATGGAAACCATCGGAGGGGGCAAGTTCGCCATCCAGAGGTAtcaaattataatcaatatcaTGGCAATACTGGTAATCTCCTCAATATGGAAAGACTGTATCTTTATTTTCGGAAGTCACTATTGTTCTTTGTCCAGGTGACGGCAAAGTTCCCATTGGtcattatatttcttttgattgTCTTGTATGCAATACCAGCCAGTGCTGCCATTTTGGCTCT GGAAATCATCGCTTAA
- the LOC114182201 gene encoding uncharacterized protein LOC114182201 isoform X1 — translation MWSFASNCIAGTVGVKNDSSKPTHSTSECSDDETSIMGREEGLECPICWESFNIVENVPYVLWCGHTLCKNCILGLQWAVVKFPTLPVQLPLFISCPWCNLLSFRLVYRGNLKFPRKNYFLLWMVESMNGDRLKSHSPFCGDNQQLSMNMGSQVSHGNHRRGQVRHPEVSNYNQYHGNTGNLLNMERLYLYFRKSLLFFVQVTAKFPLVIIFLLIVLYAIPASAAILALYVLVTILFALPSFLILYFSYPSLDWLVREIIA, via the coding sequence ATGTGGAGCTTTGCATCAAATTGCATTGCTGGAACTGTGGGAGTGAAAAATGATTCTTCAAAGCCTACTCATTCTACTTCAGAATGTTCTGACGACGAGACTTCTATTATGGGCAGAGAGGAAGGACTTGAATGCCCAATATGCTGGGAATCTTTCAATATTGTTGAAAACGTGCCCTATGTTTTATGGTGTGGCCATACTCTTTGTAAAAATTGTATCCTTGGATTGCAATGGGCTGTTGTGAAATTTCCAACGCTGCCTGTTCAACTTCCCCTTTTCATCTCCTGTCCATGGTGCAACCTTCTATCTTTCCGTTTAGTTTACCGTGGAAATCTTAAATTCCCTCGCAAAAACTACTTTCTTCTCTGGATGGTTGAGAGCATGAATGGTGATAGACTGAAATCACATTCACCTTTCTGTGGTGATAACCAACAACTCTCAATGAATATGGGAAGCCAGGTAAGCCATGGAAACCATCGGAGGGGGCAAGTTCGCCATCCAGAGGTAtcaaattataatcaatatcaTGGCAATACTGGTAATCTCCTCAATATGGAAAGACTGTATCTTTATTTTCGGAAGTCACTATTGTTCTTTGTCCAGGTGACGGCAAAGTTCCCATTGGtcattatatttcttttgattgTCTTGTATGCAATACCAGCCAGTGCTGCCATTTTGGCTCTGTATGTACTTGTTACAATTCTGTTTGCCCTCCCATCTTTTCTCATTTTGTACTTCTCTTATCCTAGTTTGGATTGGCTTGTCAGGGAAATCATCGCTTAA